One genomic segment of Aquipluma nitroreducens includes these proteins:
- a CDS encoding OmpP1/FadL family transporter has translation MKKLVYTLSILLITFSAFAQDLQDALRYSNYKISGTARSAAMGNAFGALGGDFTSLSINPAGVAVYRSGEFTFTPSFGKISVDGTYLGSTSTDSKYNIGIDNLGYVTTIPTGSNSESGLVSFSFGLGFNKLGSFSMNSLAEGANSNNSILSYFTDNMNADYDNIFGNEDATLDPYYERLAWDTYLINHDDNAKEYFNDVKDAGYGQSQRKSTDRRGYINEYLISFGANFNHKFYLGGTIGIHDVYFKENANLYEWDAKNNIDYFNDLNFNTYLKTTGSGFNLKIGAIYKPTENLRLGLAFHTPTFYKFNDEYDSSMSASTYNNGNPISPDKAGVYDYEIETPMKAILSGAYVIGKSGLISVDYEIVDYSTVKIKNGSDGYDFYSQNQTIQNAYKRVGNLHIGGEYRVNKNFSLRAGYENYPSVYKTAYLNTTNMNSNTSYSTVAGGFGFRQGNVFFDATIKHIMNDENLKLYPGSPEMAKYATTQDNIIFTLGYKF, from the coding sequence ATGAAAAAATTAGTATATACCCTTAGTATCCTGCTGATTACATTCAGTGCTTTCGCGCAGGATTTGCAAGATGCTTTACGATATTCAAACTACAAAATAAGTGGTACAGCCCGTTCAGCAGCCATGGGAAATGCATTTGGCGCGTTGGGTGGCGATTTCACTTCCTTGAGTATCAATCCGGCAGGTGTTGCAGTCTACCGTTCAGGAGAATTTACTTTTACTCCATCCTTCGGAAAAATTAGTGTTGATGGAACTTACCTTGGAAGTACATCCACTGATTCAAAATACAATATCGGAATCGATAATCTTGGCTATGTAACCACTATTCCTACCGGATCGAATAGCGAATCGGGCTTGGTAAGTTTTAGCTTTGGTTTGGGCTTCAATAAATTGGGGAGTTTCTCGATGAATTCACTTGCTGAAGGTGCAAATTCGAACAATTCAATCCTGAGCTATTTTACAGACAACATGAATGCCGATTATGACAATATATTCGGAAACGAGGATGCTACTCTGGATCCATACTATGAAAGACTGGCATGGGATACTTATTTGATTAACCATGATGATAATGCCAAAGAATATTTTAACGACGTTAAAGATGCCGGATATGGGCAATCGCAGCGAAAATCGACCGACCGGAGAGGCTACATCAACGAATATCTGATTTCGTTTGGGGCTAACTTCAACCACAAATTCTACCTTGGTGGAACAATCGGAATTCACGATGTTTATTTCAAAGAAAATGCAAACCTATACGAATGGGATGCTAAAAATAACATTGATTATTTTAATGATTTAAACTTCAATACCTATTTAAAAACAACAGGCAGTGGGTTCAATTTGAAAATTGGAGCAATCTACAAACCAACTGAAAACCTGAGATTAGGTTTGGCTTTCCATACTCCAACTTTCTACAAGTTCAACGATGAGTATGACAGCAGTATGTCGGCATCAACTTACAACAACGGAAACCCGATTTCTCCTGATAAAGCAGGTGTTTACGATTACGAAATTGAAACTCCAATGAAAGCCATTTTAAGCGGAGCTTATGTCATTGGGAAATCAGGTTTAATTAGTGTCGATTATGAAATTGTTGACTATTCAACCGTCAAAATCAAAAACGGGAGCGATGGTTACGACTTTTATAGCCAGAATCAAACCATTCAAAATGCCTATAAAAGAGTAGGGAATCTTCACATTGGTGGCGAATACCGTGTTAACAAGAATTTCAGCCTTCGTGCAGGATACGAAAATTATCCAAGTGTTTACAAAACAGCATACCTGAATACAACAAATATGAATAGTAATACATCGTATTCAACTGTTGCCGGAGGTTTTGGATTCAGACAGGGTAACGTATTCTTTGATGCAACAATTAAGCACATTATGAATGACGAAAACTTAAAACTTTACCCAGGTTCTCCTGAAATGGCCAAATACGCTACAACACAAGACAATATCATTTTTACGCTAGGATATAAATTCTAA
- the proS gene encoding proline--tRNA ligase: MAKELTSRSENYSQWYNDLVVKADLADNSAVRGCMVIKPYGYAIWEKMQAQLDKMFKETGHVNAYFPLFIPKSFFSKEASHVEGFAKECAVVTHYRLMNDPNGKGIIVDPDAKLEEELIVRPTSETIIWSTYKTWIQSYRDLPILVNQWANVVRWEMRTRLFLRTAEFLWQEGHTAHATSQEAMEEAERMVNVYATFVEEFMALPVIKGSKSANERFAGALETYTIEALMQDGKALQSGTSHFLGQNFAKAFDVRFTNKEGKEDFVWATSWGVSTRLMGALIMAHSDDNGLVLPPKLAPFQVVIVPIYKQDEQLAAISEKVDSIVSKLKALGISVKYDNNDTKKPGWKFAEYELKGVPVRIAIGPRDLENGTVEVARRDTLEKQVVSMDGIELYIQQLLDAIQENIYKKAFDYRTGMTTPVETYEEFKEVLQNKGGFISAHWDGTPETEQAIKDETKATIRCIPFDQVPEEGKCIYSGKPSKGRVLFALAY; this comes from the coding sequence ATGGCAAAAGAATTGACTTCACGCAGCGAAAATTATTCACAGTGGTATAACGATCTGGTAGTCAAGGCAGATCTCGCTGATAATTCTGCGGTTAGAGGATGTATGGTGATAAAACCATACGGATATGCGATCTGGGAGAAGATGCAGGCACAGCTTGACAAGATGTTTAAAGAGACCGGACACGTAAATGCTTACTTCCCGTTATTTATCCCGAAATCTTTTTTTAGTAAGGAAGCCAGCCATGTGGAAGGCTTTGCTAAGGAGTGTGCTGTGGTTACGCACTACCGTTTAATGAACGATCCGAACGGTAAAGGCATCATTGTTGACCCGGATGCCAAATTGGAAGAAGAACTGATTGTACGACCAACTTCTGAAACAATTATTTGGAGTACCTATAAAACATGGATTCAATCTTATCGTGATTTACCTATTTTGGTTAACCAATGGGCAAATGTGGTACGATGGGAAATGCGTACCCGTTTATTTTTACGTACTGCTGAGTTTTTATGGCAGGAAGGACATACAGCACATGCAACCAGTCAGGAAGCAATGGAAGAAGCAGAACGAATGGTAAATGTGTATGCCACTTTTGTTGAAGAATTTATGGCTTTGCCTGTAATTAAGGGATCTAAATCGGCCAACGAACGTTTTGCCGGAGCGCTCGAAACTTACACCATTGAAGCGTTGATGCAGGATGGAAAAGCTTTGCAGTCTGGGACTTCTCATTTTCTTGGTCAGAACTTTGCCAAAGCGTTTGATGTTCGTTTCACGAATAAAGAAGGGAAAGAAGATTTTGTTTGGGCAACTTCCTGGGGCGTTTCAACCCGATTGATGGGAGCCTTGATTATGGCTCATTCCGACGATAATGGATTGGTTTTGCCTCCAAAACTTGCGCCTTTTCAGGTGGTTATCGTTCCAATCTATAAACAGGATGAACAATTGGCCGCAATTTCAGAAAAAGTTGACAGCATCGTTTCCAAATTGAAAGCGCTTGGGATCTCGGTTAAATACGATAACAACGACACCAAAAAGCCAGGCTGGAAATTTGCCGAATATGAGTTGAAAGGTGTTCCGGTTCGTATTGCTATCGGTCCCCGCGATCTGGAAAATGGGACAGTAGAAGTTGCACGTCGCGATACACTTGAGAAACAAGTTGTTTCGATGGATGGGATCGAATTGTATATCCAACAATTATTGGATGCCATTCAGGAGAATATTTACAAGAAGGCATTTGATTATCGGACTGGAATGACAACTCCCGTTGAAACCTATGAAGAATTTAAAGAGGTTCTTCAAAATAAAGGCGGATTTATTTCTGCCCACTGGGATGGTACTCCCGAGACCGAACAAGCCATTAAAGACGAAACCAAAGCAACAATCCGCTGCATTCCGTTTGATCAGGTTCCTGAAGAAGGCAAATGTATTTACTCAGGAAAGCCATCAAAAGGTCGTGTATTATTTGCATTGGCATACTAA
- the pepT gene encoding peptidase T has protein sequence MEQVLDRFLRYAKVFTTSDPESETFPSTSRQLIFADQLADELRKIGLAEVTRNEFGYVTATLPSNQDKAAPVIGFISHMDTSPDYSGENVNPQIVKNYQGQKLVLDSDLDLNLSPLDFPELLKYVGQDLITTDGKTLLGADDKAGLAEIVSAMDYLIRYPEIKHGKIRICFTPDEEVGHGADHFDVANFGADFAYTLDGGEIGELEYENFNAAGAKIAIKGRSVHPGSAKNQMINSILVAHQIIHALPPDQRPEHTEGYEGFFHLTSFEGNISLTKMEYIIRDHDLVKFEAKKKLMKEICGLINLRYGQGTVSLEMHDQYYNMKLKVEPVKYIVDIAEQAMKDVGVSPKIKAIRGGTDGARLSWDGLPCPNIFAGGHNFHGPYEFVPVQSMQKAVEVIVRIAELVAKL, from the coding sequence ATGGAACAAGTTTTAGACAGATTTTTAAGATATGCAAAGGTTTTTACCACTTCAGATCCTGAAAGTGAAACCTTCCCAAGTACCAGTCGACAATTGATTTTTGCTGACCAATTAGCAGACGAATTGCGCAAAATTGGCTTAGCCGAAGTTACCCGTAACGAATTTGGTTATGTTACCGCTACCTTGCCTTCAAATCAGGATAAGGCAGCGCCAGTAATTGGCTTTATTTCTCACATGGATACCAGTCCCGATTATTCAGGCGAAAATGTGAATCCTCAAATTGTAAAAAATTATCAGGGTCAGAAATTGGTGTTGGATTCCGACTTGGATTTGAATTTAAGTCCGCTTGATTTTCCGGAGTTACTGAAATATGTGGGTCAGGATTTGATAACTACCGATGGGAAAACTTTGCTCGGTGCCGACGATAAAGCTGGCTTGGCCGAAATCGTTTCTGCAATGGATTATTTGATTCGTTATCCTGAAATTAAACACGGTAAAATCAGGATTTGCTTTACGCCTGACGAAGAGGTGGGACATGGAGCCGATCATTTTGATGTTGCTAATTTTGGAGCCGACTTTGCTTATACGCTTGACGGGGGTGAAATTGGTGAACTTGAATATGAAAATTTCAATGCCGCCGGAGCAAAAATTGCAATAAAAGGCCGAAGCGTTCATCCCGGATCAGCTAAAAACCAAATGATTAATTCAATTTTGGTTGCGCACCAGATTATTCATGCCTTGCCTCCTGATCAACGGCCGGAGCACACTGAAGGCTATGAAGGTTTTTTTCATCTCACATCTTTTGAAGGCAATATTTCACTTACGAAAATGGAATACATCATTCGCGATCACGATCTGGTCAAGTTTGAAGCCAAGAAAAAACTGATGAAAGAAATCTGTGGATTGATTAATCTTCGCTATGGACAAGGAACTGTGTCGCTTGAAATGCACGACCAGTATTACAACATGAAGCTAAAAGTGGAGCCGGTGAAATACATCGTTGATATAGCTGAACAGGCGATGAAAGATGTTGGCGTTTCTCCAAAAATAAAAGCTATCCGCGGAGGAACCGACGGCGCCCGGCTTTCGTGGGATGGTTTGCCTTGCCCCAATATTTTTGCCGGAGGACACAATTTTCATGGCCCATACGAATTTGTTCCGGTACAATCGATGCAAAAAGCAGTTGAGGTGATTGTACGAATCGCCGAGTTGGTAGCAAAATTATAA
- the tilS gene encoding tRNA lysidine(34) synthetase TilS — translation MVEQFLKYIHTEKLFHSSQRILLAVSGGADSMLMLHLFTNAGFSVAVAHCNFGLRGGESDGDEQFVAEYCDKHNLAFYVKHFNTQDYAMEKGISIEMAARDLRYAWFDGLLSKHNLDLLATAHHQDDVIETFLINLSRGSGIKGLSGIQPKSGKIIRPMLFTNRTEILEYCQRLKIEFRTDSSNVDTVYKRNLIRQQILPLLEQVNPAFRRNAMKTVGNLHETGQLFQQRMSEIKTWVYSEDDQGAMIHIDKLLTLYPLRTILFELIREFGFQAEQVDDIIDSLTKESGRQFFSGEYRLVKDREYLLISPFLSKQDQVFYIEENCLKINYPIHLSLEIIDRKPDFRFSTHPNVADLDLDKVVFPLILRHWQEGEYFQPLGMTGMKKLSDFFVDEKYSIPDKENIWILASGNQPVWIVGKRLDDRFKITSITKHILRIRME, via the coding sequence ATGGTCGAGCAATTTCTGAAATACATTCACACCGAGAAGCTGTTTCATTCGTCGCAGCGAATTTTGCTGGCGGTGAGTGGCGGTGCAGATTCAATGCTCATGTTGCATTTATTCACCAATGCCGGGTTTTCTGTGGCTGTTGCTCATTGTAATTTCGGTTTGCGTGGTGGCGAATCGGATGGCGATGAACAGTTCGTTGCGGAATATTGCGACAAACACAACCTGGCCTTTTATGTGAAGCATTTTAATACGCAAGACTATGCCATGGAGAAAGGTATTTCGATTGAAATGGCCGCCCGCGACCTTCGCTATGCCTGGTTTGATGGTTTGCTTTCCAAACACAATCTGGATCTTCTTGCAACTGCACATCATCAGGACGATGTAATTGAAACTTTTCTGATCAACCTTTCCAGAGGAAGCGGAATAAAGGGGTTGAGCGGCATTCAGCCCAAATCGGGAAAGATTATTCGTCCGATGCTTTTTACCAACCGGACTGAAATACTGGAGTATTGCCAACGATTAAAAATTGAATTCCGGACTGATTCCAGTAATGTTGATACCGTTTACAAACGAAATCTGATTCGTCAGCAAATATTGCCTTTGCTTGAGCAGGTGAATCCAGCTTTCCGGCGAAATGCCATGAAAACTGTTGGGAATCTGCATGAAACAGGTCAGCTTTTTCAGCAGCGGATGAGCGAGATCAAAACCTGGGTTTACTCGGAAGATGACCAGGGAGCTATGATTCACATCGACAAGCTGCTGACACTTTATCCGCTTCGGACTATTTTGTTTGAGCTGATCCGCGAATTTGGCTTTCAGGCTGAGCAGGTTGACGATATCATCGATTCGCTGACCAAAGAATCGGGACGTCAATTTTTCTCAGGTGAGTACCGTTTGGTGAAAGATCGAGAATATTTGCTCATTTCGCCATTCCTGTCGAAACAAGATCAGGTTTTCTACATTGAAGAGAATTGTCTCAAAATAAACTATCCCATCCATCTTTCGCTTGAAATAATTGATCGGAAACCTGATTTTCGATTCTCCACCCATCCGAATGTAGCCGATCTGGATTTAGATAAAGTGGTATTTCCGCTTATCTTGCGCCATTGGCAGGAGGGCGAGTATTTTCAGCCATTGGGCATGACGGGCATGAAAAAGCTGAGTGATTTCTTCGTTGATGAGAAATACTCCATTCCGGATAAAGAAAATATATGGATTTTAGCCAGTGGAAATCAACCGGTTTGGATTGTTGGCAAACGGCTGGATGACCGATTCAAGATTACCTCGATAACCAAACATATTCTCAGGATTAGGATGGAATAA